The Pricia mediterranea genome includes a window with the following:
- a CDS encoding xanthine dehydrogenase family protein molybdopterin-binding subunit, with the protein MTKLKTHMGRRAFIKNTSLASGGLVLGFSILNSCKSEQAKEMAVREMPKEWFEMNSYLKIGDNGVVTIYTPNPEFGQNIRTSMPMLVAEELDVDWKNVLVEQAPYHADKYGFQFTGGSRGISARWEPLRMAGATARQMLIAAAAETWQVPKEEITAEAGVLQHAATKKSTGYGEMASVAATLTVPEEVQLKEVKDFKLVSRSQKNVDAKSIVTGRPLFGMDIQEEGMLIAMIEHPPAFGLTLKSVDGEAAKAMPGIKDVVTIKSFKDGYEKGGFDTNAFPELVAIVGNSTWEVMQAKKKLKVEWQPITAYSETIAGFGGKQTINIPAGLESTTTHKSQMEALAAKPGKVVRKDGNPEVAFKNATTILERSYSAPFLAHNNMEPLNAFAHVAGDKAKIAAPIQIPSLIIPTIASSLGIPKENIEMDLPRMGGGFGRKAYAHFVVEAALISQKVNAPIKLVYSREDDMTNGIYRPTYHATYRAAFDENNNLTALHVKAGGVPESPLFANRFPAGAIDNYMAEEWTIDSNISIGAFRAPRSNFMAGAEQAFLDEVAETMGKDAIQFRLDLLKRAKENPVGERNDYDADRYAGVLELVREKSAWKENDTTKHRGVSAYFCHNSYAAHVLDLKMENGKPVVEKVVCAIDCGVVVNPDAATNMTEGAITDGIGNAFYGELTFQDGVPQKNNFHQYQMIRMNDAPKEIDVHFVQNEIDPTGMGEPPFPPVFGAVANALYKATGKRHYQQPFNKSREIVG; encoded by the coding sequence ATGACAAAGCTAAAGACGCATATGGGACGTAGGGCCTTTATCAAGAATACAAGTTTGGCAAGTGGAGGTTTGGTACTTGGCTTTAGTATTTTAAACTCCTGCAAATCTGAGCAGGCAAAAGAGATGGCTGTCAGGGAAATGCCCAAAGAATGGTTCGAGATGAATTCGTATTTGAAAATCGGTGATAACGGGGTTGTAACCATTTATACGCCCAATCCGGAATTCGGTCAGAATATAAGAACATCTATGCCCATGTTGGTAGCAGAAGAGTTGGATGTAGATTGGAAAAATGTACTGGTTGAACAGGCGCCCTATCATGCAGACAAATATGGATTTCAATTTACGGGGGGCAGTAGGGGAATAAGTGCCCGATGGGAGCCGCTTAGAATGGCCGGAGCAACCGCAAGGCAGATGTTGATAGCGGCGGCGGCAGAAACCTGGCAGGTACCCAAGGAAGAGATTACCGCAGAAGCAGGAGTATTACAACATGCAGCCACCAAAAAATCGACCGGTTACGGAGAAATGGCTTCAGTTGCAGCAACACTTACCGTACCCGAAGAAGTACAACTAAAAGAGGTAAAGGATTTTAAACTGGTCAGCCGTTCGCAAAAAAATGTAGATGCAAAAAGCATTGTAACCGGTAGGCCTCTATTTGGCATGGATATTCAAGAGGAAGGAATGTTGATCGCCATGATCGAACATCCACCAGCTTTTGGTTTGACCTTAAAATCAGTGGATGGTGAAGCGGCCAAAGCCATGCCTGGAATCAAGGATGTGGTTACGATCAAGAGTTTTAAGGACGGATATGAAAAAGGCGGTTTCGACACAAACGCATTTCCTGAATTGGTTGCGATAGTGGGCAACTCAACTTGGGAGGTGATGCAAGCTAAAAAGAAATTAAAAGTTGAATGGCAACCCATTACCGCCTATTCGGAAACAATCGCTGGGTTTGGTGGAAAACAAACGATTAACATACCCGCAGGACTGGAATCTACCACGACCCATAAATCACAAATGGAAGCACTTGCTGCAAAACCGGGAAAAGTTGTCCGAAAAGATGGAAATCCAGAAGTAGCCTTCAAAAATGCAACAACAATTTTGGAAAGAAGTTACTCGGCGCCTTTTCTTGCTCATAATAACATGGAGCCCTTGAATGCTTTTGCCCATGTAGCAGGCGATAAGGCGAAAATTGCAGCACCAATACAGATTCCGTCTTTGATCATCCCTACAATTGCTAGTAGTCTGGGAATACCGAAAGAGAATATTGAGATGGACCTTCCAAGAATGGGCGGTGGTTTTGGCCGCAAGGCCTATGCCCACTTTGTGGTGGAAGCGGCCCTGATTTCACAAAAAGTCAATGCACCTATCAAGTTAGTATATAGCCGTGAAGACGATATGACCAATGGTATTTATCGCCCAACGTATCACGCAACCTATCGCGCGGCTTTTGATGAAAACAATAATTTAACGGCATTACATGTGAAGGCTGGCGGAGTGCCGGAGAGTCCATTGTTCGCCAATCGTTTTCCGGCAGGGGCCATTGATAATTATATGGCAGAAGAGTGGACCATTGATTCCAACATTTCCATAGGTGCCTTTAGAGCTCCACGATCTAATTTTATGGCCGGTGCCGAACAAGCGTTCTTGGATGAAGTTGCTGAAACCATGGGCAAGGACGCCATTCAATTTCGCTTGGACCTGCTAAAACGCGCCAAGGAAAATCCTGTAGGCGAACGGAATGATTATGATGCTGATAGGTACGCCGGAGTCCTGGAATTGGTTCGTGAAAAATCGGCTTGGAAAGAAAATGATACAACAAAACATCGAGGAGTATCGGCCTATTTTTGCCATAACTCCTATGCGGCGCATGTACTGGATTTAAAGATGGAAAACGGTAAACCCGTAGTTGAAAAAGTAGTTTGTGCCATTGATTGTGGAGTGGTGGTAAATCCTGATGCAGCAACAAACATGACAGAGGGGGCCATTACAGATGGTATTGGTAACGCCTTTTATGGGGAATTGACCTTTCAGGATGGGGTGCCACAGAAAAACAATTTCCACCAATATCAAATGATTCGCATGAACGACGCGCCGAAAGAAATCGACGTACATTTTGTGCAGAATGAAATCGACCCAACGGGTATGGGAGAACCTCCGTTTCCCCCTGTTTTTGGAGCGGTGGCCAATGCACTTTACAAAGCCACAGGAAAGCGACATTATCAGCAACCTTTTAACAAGAGTCGGGAAATTGTTGGATAG
- a CDS encoding (2Fe-2S)-binding protein, with protein MAIFNLNINGSEHSVDVDSNTPMLWVLRDHFKLVGTKYGCGIAQCGACTVHLGDNAVRSCQLPVSAVGEQKITTIEGLSEHGDHPVQKAWLEIDVPQCGYCQAGQIMSASALLKRNPNPSDEEIESAMNGNICRCGTYTRIKKAIKTAASSENV; from the coding sequence ATGGCAATATTCAACTTAAACATCAACGGATCGGAACACAGCGTAGATGTTGATTCAAATACACCAATGCTTTGGGTACTAAGGGACCACTTTAAATTGGTAGGAACTAAATATGGTTGCGGTATCGCTCAATGTGGTGCCTGTACGGTGCATTTAGGTGACAATGCGGTACGTTCTTGCCAATTACCTGTTTCGGCTGTTGGGGAGCAAAAAATCACGACCATTGAAGGATTGTCGGAACATGGTGATCATCCTGTACAAAAAGCTTGGCTGGAAATCGATGTACCCCAATGCGGATATTGCCAGGCAGGGCAGATAATGTCGGCCTCGGCCTTGTTGAAAAGGAATCCCAATCCGTCGGACGAAGAAATTGAAAGCGCTATGAACGGGAATATCTGTAGGTGTGGAACGTATACGCGAATCAAAAAAGCAATAAAAACAGCCGCTAGTTCGGAAAACGTTTAA
- a CDS encoding flavodoxin, which translates to MIISRLLFIIFLVSGWCSAQGYENKADNILIVYLSRTNNTKVVAEMIHENVGGDLVALELKNPYPQNYKSIVEQVAEENRTGFLPPLKTQINMDKYDTVFLGFPTWGMQLPPPIKSFLTRHDLKDKTVIPFNTNAGYGIGSTFRTVESLCSDCNILEGFSVTGGIERDGIYLAIKGNRKVEVKELLVEWLEKLKPLTIKN; encoded by the coding sequence ATGATAATATCTCGTTTACTATTTATTATTTTCTTGGTATCCGGATGGTGTAGTGCCCAAGGGTACGAGAATAAAGCGGACAACATATTGATTGTCTATTTATCAAGAACAAACAATACTAAGGTTGTGGCCGAAATGATCCATGAAAATGTGGGCGGTGATCTGGTGGCACTGGAATTAAAAAATCCTTATCCGCAAAACTACAAGTCGATTGTGGAACAAGTGGCAGAAGAAAATCGTACCGGGTTTCTTCCGCCCCTAAAAACACAGATAAATATGGACAAGTATGATACCGTTTTTTTAGGCTTCCCCACATGGGGAATGCAACTGCCTCCACCAATTAAAAGCTTTTTGACCCGGCACGACCTTAAGGATAAAACGGTCATTCCTTTTAACACCAATGCTGGGTACGGTATTGGCAGTACCTTTCGAACGGTGGAAAGCCTTTGCTCCGATTGCAACATTTTAGAAGGGTTTTCGGTAACCGGGGGTATTGAGAGAGATGGAATTTACTTGGCCATAAAAGGGAACCGTAAAGTAGAAGTGAAAGAATTACTTGTGGAATGGCTTGAAAAGCTTAAACCACTGACTATCAAAAACTAA
- a CDS encoding helix-turn-helix domain-containing protein, which translates to MDSSLSTNQKTYIQIAQNFLMQLSGQFPITEDTQPIKLRKASDFADILNIHVNHLNRSVKLYTGKTTTQNINERFIQEARALLKRNDWSITTIATVLGFREVNHFSTFFKKHVGHTPTDFRKLKIKK; encoded by the coding sequence ATGGATTCGTCCCTCTCAACAAATCAAAAAACCTATATTCAAATAGCCCAAAATTTTTTGATGCAACTGAGCGGACAATTCCCCATTACAGAGGACACACAACCCATAAAGTTGCGCAAAGCCTCAGATTTTGCGGATATTTTAAATATTCATGTAAATCACTTGAATAGGTCCGTCAAGTTGTATACTGGAAAAACGACTACCCAAAATATAAATGAACGTTTTATTCAGGAAGCAAGGGCATTGCTCAAAAGAAATGACTGGTCAATTACTACCATAGCTACAGTCTTAGGATTTAGGGAAGTAAATCATTTTAGCACCTTTTTTAAAAAACATGTAGGACATACGCCAACAGATTTCAGAAAATTGAAAATTAAAAAATGA
- a CDS encoding aldo/keto reductase, with product MEKKSNSVNRRNFISKSALLGAGIVAGPMAFANEKNSPGTIEGLKAASNPEKRMLGALEVSPIGLGCMSMKSGSYNPPRDTKDMIPVIRGAYDLGVTFFDTAEVYGPFTDEELVGEALQPIRDNVVIASKFGFDFSNGKRAGRNSKPEHIKSAVEGMLKRLRTDRIDLLYLHRLDPNVPIEDVAGTVKDLIKEGKALHFGLSEVSPTTIRKAHAEQPVAALQSEYSIIQRALENEVIDTCGELGIGFVPWGPVCRGFLGDKFNEHSRFSSDSRLSQVPYFTPEAIEAHMEVLRLVREWGRKKDATPAQIALAWVMAQKPFIVPIPGTTKLHHVKQNQGALNVTFSDTELKEFRNALEKIQLVGVRGPETALVDQ from the coding sequence ATGGAAAAGAAAAGTAATTCAGTAAACAGAAGAAATTTTATTTCGAAATCCGCCCTTTTGGGAGCAGGTATAGTGGCAGGCCCAATGGCCTTTGCCAATGAGAAAAATTCACCTGGTACAATTGAGGGTTTAAAAGCAGCTTCCAACCCTGAAAAGCGAATGTTGGGCGCATTGGAAGTATCGCCAATTGGGTTGGGTTGTATGAGCATGAAAAGTGGCAGCTACAATCCACCAAGAGATACCAAGGATATGATTCCCGTAATTCGTGGGGCTTATGATTTGGGCGTTACCTTTTTTGATACTGCCGAAGTGTACGGCCCATTTACTGATGAGGAATTAGTAGGTGAGGCACTGCAACCTATTAGAGACAACGTGGTCATTGCCAGTAAATTTGGGTTTGACTTTTCAAATGGAAAAAGGGCAGGTAGAAATAGCAAGCCAGAACATATTAAAAGCGCTGTAGAGGGCATGTTGAAACGCCTTCGTACCGATCGTATCGATTTGTTGTATCTGCATCGTTTGGATCCAAACGTTCCGATTGAGGACGTTGCCGGAACGGTCAAGGATTTGATCAAGGAAGGGAAGGCGCTCCATTTCGGACTTTCCGAAGTTTCACCAACGACCATACGAAAGGCCCATGCAGAGCAGCCCGTTGCTGCCCTTCAGAGCGAATACTCCATTATTCAGCGTGCCCTTGAAAATGAAGTAATAGATACCTGTGGAGAATTGGGCATAGGGTTCGTGCCATGGGGACCGGTATGTCGTGGATTTTTAGGCGATAAGTTTAACGAGCATAGCCGTTTTTCTAGTGACTCCCGCTTATCTCAAGTGCCCTATTTTACACCGGAAGCTATTGAAGCTCACATGGAGGTGCTCAGGCTGGTACGCGAATGGGGTCGAAAAAAGGATGCCACTCCGGCCCAAATAGCATTGGCGTGGGTCATGGCACAAAAACCTTTTATTGTTCCTATTCCAGGAACTACGAAACTGCATCATGTGAAACAGAACCAAGGTGCACTGAACGTTACTTTTTCCGATACGGAATTAAAGGAATTCAGGAATGCTTTGGAGAAGATACAACTGGTAGGTGTCCGTGGGCCGGAAACTGCCTTGGTAGATCAATAG
- a CDS encoding carboxylesterase/lipase family protein → MKKYILGLLVLLGVTISAQESTPKVKTELGVIRGVYEDGVDSFKGIPFAAPPVGEFRWRAPQPLSHWEGELDATEYGANCAQSGWGGAPGTISEGSSEDCLYLNVWKPAYVNSGANLPVMVWIHGGGFVGGSGSGAGIAGDEFAKMGVVLITINYRLGRLGHFAFPALSAEHPEEHKGSYAYMDQIAALQWVQKNIAAFGGNPDNVTIFGFSAGGVSVHSLMTIPDAKGLFHKAISESGGARDGVLTGRPIKEENASAFYPLSAETIGINFAKKHGIEGTDADALTNLRALPVEEIVDSGQETDGEGGPRIYSGPILDGKLVTETAESAYNAGRQMQIPLMIGSNSAEIGGSFVNNSKTKEELFSLFGEFKEEAQAAYDPDGSKAFEEVITKFNTDWVWGEPGRFAARAFAEQGEPTFIYHFGFVPEPMKERMKYGAGHGSEVGYVFNNLDARWGNPETTPEDKKVAELMNGYWVNFAKTGNPNGDGLPNWPVYTKNEGEIMDIQLDGEAVGKPDPRKARLDVVEKGVKLRNELQSRGI, encoded by the coding sequence ATGAAAAAATACATATTAGGATTGTTGGTACTCCTTGGAGTTACTATTTCCGCGCAAGAAAGTACACCCAAAGTAAAGACCGAATTAGGGGTAATTCGAGGCGTCTATGAAGATGGTGTTGATAGCTTTAAAGGAATACCCTTTGCGGCTCCTCCAGTTGGTGAGTTTCGTTGGAGAGCCCCTCAACCATTATCCCACTGGGAAGGTGAATTGGATGCTACGGAGTACGGTGCAAACTGCGCACAGTCCGGATGGGGCGGTGCCCCGGGAACCATTAGTGAAGGTTCATCCGAAGATTGCCTGTACCTGAATGTGTGGAAACCCGCTTATGTAAATTCGGGTGCGAACCTGCCGGTCATGGTTTGGATTCATGGTGGAGGCTTTGTTGGAGGAAGTGGTTCCGGAGCTGGAATCGCGGGTGATGAATTTGCGAAGATGGGAGTGGTTTTAATCACCATTAATTACCGTTTGGGGCGTTTGGGCCATTTTGCATTTCCTGCTTTAAGTGCAGAACATCCTGAAGAACACAAGGGTAGCTATGCTTATATGGATCAGATTGCGGCACTTCAGTGGGTACAAAAGAACATTGCTGCCTTTGGCGGAAATCCAGATAATGTGACAATTTTTGGTTTTTCTGCCGGAGGGGTTTCCGTACATTCTTTGATGACCATTCCAGATGCAAAAGGACTTTTTCATAAAGCCATTAGCGAATCTGGTGGTGCCCGAGATGGTGTCCTTACCGGAAGGCCAATAAAGGAAGAAAATGCAAGTGCTTTTTACCCCTTATCGGCAGAAACCATTGGTATCAACTTTGCCAAAAAACACGGAATAGAAGGTACGGATGCCGATGCCTTGACCAACCTGCGCGCATTGCCAGTGGAAGAAATTGTGGATAGCGGTCAAGAAACGGATGGTGAAGGAGGCCCTAGAATCTATTCCGGGCCGATTTTGGACGGCAAATTGGTAACGGAAACTGCCGAAAGTGCCTACAACGCTGGTAGACAAATGCAAATACCGTTGATGATCGGTTCTAACAGCGCCGAAATCGGAGGTAGTTTTGTCAACAACAGTAAAACAAAAGAAGAACTATTTTCACTTTTTGGCGAGTTTAAGGAGGAAGCACAAGCTGCCTATGATCCTGATGGAAGTAAAGCATTCGAAGAGGTGATTACCAAGTTCAATACCGATTGGGTGTGGGGAGAACCAGGACGTTTTGCCGCAAGAGCTTTCGCGGAACAAGGTGAACCCACGTTTATTTACCATTTTGGGTTTGTACCCGAACCTATGAAGGAAAGAATGAAATATGGTGCCGGCCATGGTTCCGAAGTTGGCTATGTGTTTAATAATCTTGATGCACGTTGGGGCAATCCCGAGACCACTCCAGAGGACAAGAAGGTGGCGGAACTTATGAACGGATACTGGGTAAATTTCGCCAAGACCGGAAACCCGAATGGAGATGGATTACCAAACTGGCCAGTCTATACTAAAAATGAAGGTGAAATCATGGATATACAGTTAGATGGTGAAGCCGTTGGAAAACCAGACCCAAGAAAAGCCAGATTGGATGTCGTTGAAAAGGGTGTCAAACTTAGAAACGAACTACAATCACGAGGAATTTAG
- a CDS encoding nuclear transport factor 2 family protein: MNRKIILSLLVMLITGKVALAQSTDLEKEIRELSIHKWQWMADKDADKLEGLFHDKAKFVHMGGTWGKDREVEIIRGGFIHYKKADVHEVMVEVLNDNTVILWNQITLLAVVGSNEVTNPFMVTEVYVKEDNTWKLADLTFSKTMTRE; encoded by the coding sequence ATGAACAGGAAAATAATACTAAGTCTATTAGTTATGCTCATCACAGGAAAAGTCGCCCTTGCCCAATCGACTGATTTAGAAAAGGAAATCAGAGAGCTGTCCATTCATAAATGGCAATGGATGGCCGATAAGGATGCCGATAAATTGGAAGGCCTTTTTCATGATAAAGCCAAGTTCGTCCACATGGGCGGCACATGGGGAAAGGACCGCGAAGTAGAAATCATTAGAGGTGGGTTCATCCACTATAAAAAAGCTGATGTCCATGAAGTCATGGTCGAAGTCTTGAATGATAATACCGTTATACTTTGGAACCAAATTACACTCTTGGCCGTAGTAGGCAGTAATGAAGTGACCAATCCCTTTATGGTAACGGAGGTTTATGTAAAGGAGGATAACACTTGGAAATTGGCCGATCTGACCTTTAGCAAAACAATGACAAGGGAATAA
- a CDS encoding DUF4440 domain-containing protein: MRALLTGLFIGMLSISSFAQEAIFPMGAKAKNVHHTGDIWLTHVVDADEIFKHNIAQAVSAPGAFLNWHLHPDGQQLLITNGVGFYQEKGKEVQVVRAGDVIKCLPNVEHWHGATPKSAVTYLAIGGSTPTKWTDELSVEDYNKIPLPEINNSSLENEIKELSKAKWKWMAEKDVDKLANLFHDKSRFVHMSGSWKKDRELEIIETGSIWYKNADVHDVVVETFDDNTVVLWNRITLTAHVRGNDVSNEFTVTEFYKKEGDDWKLLDLTFSSVRDTHEIAH; encoded by the coding sequence ATGAGAGCATTATTGACAGGCTTGTTTATAGGTATGTTAAGCATATCTTCCTTTGCGCAAGAAGCTATTTTTCCCATGGGGGCAAAAGCGAAAAACGTACACCATACCGGTGATATTTGGCTTACGCATGTTGTAGATGCTGATGAAATTTTTAAACATAACATAGCCCAAGCGGTTTCAGCACCTGGAGCATTTCTTAACTGGCATTTACATCCAGACGGCCAACAATTGTTGATCACTAATGGCGTTGGTTTTTATCAGGAAAAAGGAAAGGAAGTACAAGTAGTGCGCGCTGGTGACGTTATCAAATGCCTTCCCAATGTAGAACATTGGCATGGTGCCACTCCTAAAAGTGCAGTGACCTATTTGGCGATAGGTGGTAGCACACCTACCAAATGGACAGATGAACTTAGTGTTGAGGATTATAACAAAATACCGCTTCCTGAAATTAACAATTCAAGTCTTGAAAATGAGATCAAGGAACTTTCTAAAGCCAAATGGAAATGGATGGCCGAAAAGGATGTGGACAAGTTGGCCAATTTGTTTCATGACAAATCAAGGTTTGTACACATGAGCGGCTCCTGGAAAAAGGACAGGGAATTGGAAATCATCGAGACGGGAAGTATTTGGTATAAAAATGCCGATGTACACGATGTGGTCGTGGAAACTTTTGATGACAATACCGTGGTACTTTGGAACAGAATAACACTTACGGCCCATGTTCGTGGTAACGATGTATCCAATGAATTTACCGTGACCGAATTCTATAAAAAAGAAGGCGACGATTGGAAATTATTGGACCTTACCTTTAGCAGCGTTCGTGATACCCATGAAATTGCGCATTAA
- a CDS encoding putative quinol monooxygenase, with amino-acid sequence MLTKKLGLLLVLLHLSLLGFGQSDDALKADTDQGKMMVRIAELEIGTDYLDEYLEILKEESEASLRLEPGVICIYPMFQKQNPTQIRLLEIYANKEAYELHLKTPHFQKYKTTTAEMVKDLKLIDMEAIDPESMSMVFKKYKF; translated from the coding sequence ATGTTGACTAAAAAATTGGGGCTTTTATTGGTATTACTGCATCTGTCTTTACTTGGTTTCGGGCAAAGCGATGATGCCCTAAAAGCGGATACTGATCAAGGGAAAATGATGGTTCGCATTGCGGAACTTGAAATTGGGACGGACTATCTGGATGAATATTTGGAGATACTCAAAGAGGAATCGGAAGCATCACTTAGGCTGGAGCCCGGGGTAATCTGCATTTACCCCATGTTTCAAAAGCAAAATCCTACACAGATACGACTTTTGGAAATTTATGCCAATAAGGAGGCTTACGAATTGCATTTGAAAACACCTCATTTTCAAAAGTATAAAACAACCACAGCAGAAATGGTAAAAGATTTAAAACTGATTGATATGGAAGCTATTGATCCTGAATCGATGTCGATGGTTTTTAAAAAATACAAGTTCTAG
- a CDS encoding alpha/beta hydrolase, with amino-acid sequence MKNIKTTLLLLLIVQLLVNDVYAQKQPITLVEQGSSTVGGSVKTSPGTFDPVAHGAFNPSNQATEGQTLHGDHATVFYQIPDSAKKLPLVFWHGYGQSMRTWQTTPDGREGFQTLFLRRNFPIYLIDQPRRGLSGRSTEPTTISAATDDQLWFGIFRLGTGSTFYPDVQFSEDPGALNQFFRQITPDTGPLNINLNIEAVSTLFDKIGPGVLVTHSHSGGQGWLTALKNGNIKGIASYEPGSNFVFPEGEVPETIPYVGGALSARSVPKTAFKRLTEIPIVIYYGDYIPNEPVAHPGQEQWRAALQMAKLWTATVNNHGGDVTLVHLPEKGLKGNTHFPMSDLNNEKVAVLLAEWLKEKGLDKK; translated from the coding sequence ATGAAAAATATCAAGACAACATTGTTATTGCTTTTAATTGTTCAATTATTGGTAAATGATGTTTATGCTCAAAAGCAGCCCATTACCCTTGTAGAACAAGGCAGTTCTACCGTGGGTGGTAGCGTTAAAACCAGCCCTGGTACTTTTGACCCAGTTGCCCATGGCGCATTTAATCCTTCCAATCAGGCTACCGAAGGACAAACCTTGCATGGAGACCATGCCACTGTTTTTTATCAAATTCCTGATAGTGCAAAAAAATTACCTTTGGTTTTTTGGCATGGGTATGGACAGAGCATGCGTACCTGGCAAACGACCCCAGATGGCAGAGAGGGGTTTCAAACGCTATTTTTAAGGCGTAATTTTCCCATATACCTTATTGACCAGCCCCGTAGAGGATTATCAGGGAGGAGCACGGAACCTACTACGATTTCGGCAGCCACGGATGATCAATTGTGGTTTGGGATATTCAGATTGGGGACGGGAAGCACATTTTATCCAGATGTTCAGTTTTCCGAAGACCCAGGGGCGTTGAACCAGTTCTTTAGGCAAATTACACCGGATACGGGACCATTAAACATCAACCTTAACATAGAGGCGGTTTCCACGCTGTTCGATAAGATTGGACCTGGTGTTTTGGTCACCCATTCCCATAGTGGCGGCCAAGGTTGGTTGACGGCCTTAAAAAATGGGAACATCAAAGGCATTGCATCCTATGAACCCGGTAGTAATTTTGTCTTTCCAGAAGGCGAAGTCCCTGAGACCATCCCCTATGTGGGAGGAGCTTTAAGTGCGAGAAGCGTACCCAAGACAGCGTTTAAACGATTGACGGAAATACCCATTGTTATCTATTATGGGGATTATATACCCAACGAACCTGTAGCGCATCCTGGGCAGGAACAATGGCGTGCCGCCTTGCAAATGGCAAAGCTTTGGACGGCCACGGTGAACAATCATGGAGGTGATGTCACCTTGGTACACCTTCCAGAAAAGGGTCTTAAGGGAAATACACACTTTCCGATGTCCGACCTGAACAATGAAAAGGTGGCCGTATTGTTAGCGGAATGGCTAAAAGAAAAAGGATTGGATAAAAAATGA
- a CDS encoding cupin domain-containing protein codes for MNRKNLLAIILMGTFIFSCKQAAEKNQTVDLNSQQELIFPKGEKVTNNNFIGDVWVHMQVMADSVNQNSVGTVTFDPGARSNWHSHPNGQIIMSLDGEGYYQEKGSEKRILRKGDVVKCPANTPHWHGASAEKPFIQIAITSRVDGPTEWLDPVTEEQYLNRN; via the coding sequence ATGAACAGAAAAAATCTTTTAGCGATTATATTGATGGGAACATTTATATTTTCCTGCAAGCAAGCAGCCGAGAAAAATCAAACCGTCGATTTGAATTCCCAACAAGAATTGATTTTCCCTAAAGGGGAAAAGGTCACGAACAATAATTTCATTGGGGATGTATGGGTACATATGCAAGTGATGGCGGATAGTGTGAACCAAAATTCAGTTGGAACGGTAACCTTTGATCCTGGGGCTAGGTCCAACTGGCATTCACATCCCAACGGACAGATTATTATGTCTTTAGATGGCGAAGGCTATTATCAGGAAAAAGGTAGTGAGAAAAGAATACTACGAAAAGGCGATGTGGTCAAATGCCCTGCAAACACCCCGCATTGGCACGGTGCAAGCGCAGAAAAACCGTTCATACAAATAGCTATAACAAGCAGAGTTGACGGTCCAACGGAATGGCTAGATCCTGTGACCGAAGAACAATATTTAAATAGAAATTAA